From Thermus brockianus, the proteins below share one genomic window:
- a CDS encoding putative bifunctional diguanylate cyclase/phosphodiesterase, whose product MREGVQAHGLRGLLREVLEAVPGAEMAALLLKGKDGLFSFAELVGEWDPRWKEWVLPPEALAHLSQYGTLSQLELERLAMRLPEETRALVVNGLGTLKDAVYVRLERGGETRGFLVVGSYRWRMAPEVEEALRFLAVEIQGVLEWEEAQVLSRWLSLHDPVTGLPNRTFLEMEHAKVRGPLGFFLLELEGVSEINQTHGRAAGDEVLRILAGRFQTLLPPEGKLYRTGEVELLFILPVEPVRAVEFYQRLKEALNEPVYVANEAVRLGGAVSAVFAPEDGQDMSSLLRRADLALRRAKREGGLAFFNPVMEEAHRRRQDILSGLEAALRERGLRLFAQPIVDVPTGRTLALELLLRWPRKGEFVPASEFIPLAEETGLVVELDLYVLREIVAWPELGTCLHVNVSARTLHDERLLAALEALRGRRLRLEVTEYTLADAKAEQVLERIKAMGFGLALDDFGQGFASLRSLIRFPFSVVKVDRAFTWGIGKDPKAEVALRSILSLTQELGLLVVAEGVETEAQRTWLLEAGYPLAQGYLLGRPEPLEFYMDSA is encoded by the coding sequence TTGCGGGAGGGGGTGCAGGCCCATGGGCTCCGGGGGCTTTTGCGCGAGGTTCTTGAGGCGGTGCCGGGTGCCGAAATGGCCGCCTTGTTGCTGAAGGGCAAAGATGGGCTTTTCTCCTTCGCGGAACTGGTGGGCGAGTGGGATCCCCGATGGAAGGAATGGGTTCTACCTCCGGAGGCTTTGGCCCACTTGTCCCAATATGGGACCTTGTCCCAGCTCGAGTTGGAGAGGCTGGCGATGCGCTTACCCGAGGAAACCCGTGCCCTGGTGGTGAATGGCCTGGGGACCCTGAAAGACGCGGTGTACGTGCGCTTGGAGAGGGGGGGTGAGACCCGCGGGTTTCTCGTGGTAGGGTCGTACCGCTGGCGCATGGCCCCGGAGGTAGAGGAGGCGTTGCGCTTTCTCGCTGTGGAGATTCAAGGGGTCTTGGAGTGGGAAGAGGCACAGGTCCTGTCACGATGGCTGAGCCTGCACGATCCGGTGACGGGCCTGCCCAACAGAACCTTCTTGGAGATGGAGCATGCGAAGGTTAGGGGACCCCTTGGCTTTTTCCTTTTAGAGCTCGAAGGCGTAAGCGAGATCAACCAAACCCATGGTCGCGCTGCCGGGGACGAGGTGTTGCGCATTTTGGCGGGGCGCTTCCAAACCCTCCTTCCTCCAGAGGGCAAGCTTTATCGTACCGGCGAGGTCGAGCTTCTATTTATCCTCCCCGTGGAGCCTGTACGGGCCGTCGAATTTTACCAGCGGCTGAAGGAGGCCTTGAATGAGCCCGTTTACGTGGCTAACGAGGCGGTGCGGTTGGGTGGTGCAGTGAGCGCGGTTTTCGCTCCTGAAGATGGCCAAGACATGTCGAGCTTGCTCCGCCGGGCAGATTTGGCCTTACGCCGGGCCAAGCGGGAAGGGGGTTTGGCCTTCTTCAACCCGGTGATGGAGGAAGCCCACCGGCGGCGGCAGGATATCTTAAGCGGTCTAGAGGCAGCTTTGCGCGAGAGAGGGTTGCGGCTTTTCGCCCAGCCTATCGTGGATGTGCCTACGGGGAGAACCTTGGCGCTAGAGCTTCTTCTGCGCTGGCCCCGGAAAGGCGAGTTCGTGCCCGCTTCGGAGTTCATCCCCCTGGCGGAGGAAACGGGGTTGGTGGTCGAGCTGGACCTTTACGTACTTCGGGAAATCGTAGCCTGGCCCGAACTGGGCACCTGCCTTCATGTCAACGTTTCCGCCAGGACTCTCCATGACGAGAGACTTCTTGCGGCGCTGGAAGCCTTGAGGGGAAGGCGGCTTCGGTTAGAGGTCACGGAGTATACGCTGGCCGATGCCAAGGCTGAGCAGGTGCTCGAACGCATAAAGGCGATGGGTTTCGGCCTAGCCTTGGATGACTTCGGTCAAGGCTTCGCCTCTCTCAGAAGCCTGATACGTTTTCCTTTTTCCGTGGTGAAGGTGGATCGGGCCTTTACCTGGGGGATAGGTAAGGACCCTAAGGCGGAGGTGGCCTTGAGGAGCATCCTGAGCCTGACCCAGGAGCTCGGGCTCCTGGTGGTGGCGGAAGGTGTGGAGACGGAAGCCCAGCGGACCTGGCTCCTTGAGGCGGGCTATCCATTGGCCCAGGGATATCTGTTGGGCCGTCCGGAGCCTCTGGAGTTTTATATGGACAGCGCCTAG